From Spiroplasma eriocheiris, the proteins below share one genomic window:
- a CDS encoding Cof-type HAD-IIB family hydrolase gives MKHAIFADLDGTLLQDNHKFSKITKKTIKQIQDKGIPFVVTTGRLASDAIRQAKKLKVHKYNGYVLANNGSAAYSFATNSFLWMMIFTDEEIKKLFEFTYNKCKVHFFSNNGTYVYEKGENSFYWSKVMKTRYKIIDAPDQIAEDITHASVIAHEPLSDSAAAQLVDELKALLPLLDVTQYNNRVFEISAKGISKGSALRFLSHHLGIPIENTFSFGDSYNDIELIKQAGTGVAVNNAIDEIKALAQEISLSNKENGPALYLRDKILKNEI, from the coding sequence ATGAAACATGCCATTTTTGCTGACTTGGATGGGACTTTATTACAAGACAATCATAAGTTTAGCAAGATTACTAAGAAAACAATTAAACAAATCCAGGACAAAGGAATTCCCTTTGTAGTTACAACGGGCCGTCTTGCGAGTGATGCCATTCGTCAAGCAAAAAAACTAAAAGTTCATAAATATAATGGGTATGTTTTAGCAAATAATGGTTCTGCTGCTTATTCATTTGCTACTAACTCATTTTTATGAATGATGATTTTTACGGATGAAGAAATTAAAAAATTATTTGAATTTACTTACAATAAATGTAAAGTTCATTTTTTTAGCAACAACGGAACTTATGTTTATGAAAAAGGCGAAAATTCATTTTACTGATCAAAGGTTATGAAAACAAGGTATAAAATTATTGATGCGCCTGACCAGATCGCAGAAGACATTACCCATGCTAGTGTTATTGCCCATGAACCATTAAGTGATAGTGCTGCAGCGCAACTAGTAGATGAGTTAAAAGCATTATTACCATTATTAGATGTTACCCAGTATAATAATCGTGTTTTTGAAATTTCAGCAAAAGGAATTTCAAAAGGCAGCGCCTTAAGATTTTTATCGCACCATTTAGGAATTCCGATTGAAAATACCTTTTCATTTGGGGATTCGTACAATGATATTGAGTTAATTAAACAAGCAGGTACCGGAGTGGCGGTTAATAATGCAATTGATGAAATTAAAGCTTTGGCTCAAGAGATTTCATTATCAAATAAAGAAAACGGACCGGCACTATATTTAAGGGATAAAATTTTAAAAAATGAGATATAA
- the trxA gene encoding thioredoxin, which yields MAIKHLENMQEFNDLINKNEKTIIDFYADWCGPCKMLAPIYEELAGEVSNVHFAKVDVDNLQDIAQEYGIASIPTLLIFQGGKEMNRHVGFATKDQIKELLK from the coding sequence ATGGCAATTAAGCATTTAGAAAATATGCAAGAATTTAATGATTTAATAAATAAAAATGAAAAAACTATTATTGACTTTTATGCTGATTGATGTGGCCCATGTAAAATGCTTGCGCCAATTTATGAAGAACTAGCTGGTGAAGTTTCTAATGTTCATTTTGCAAAAGTTGATGTTGATAATTTACAAGATATTGCTCAAGAATATGGTATCGCATCAATCCCAACATTATTAATTTTCCAAGGTGGAAAAGAAATGAATCGTCATGTTGGATTTGCAACCAAAGATCAAATTAAAGAATTATTAAAATAA
- a CDS encoding arginine deiminase yields the protein MKDKYAINVYSEIGTLKSVMLHRPGDELSNLTLDLLERLLFDDTPDLPIAQQEHDELAKVLRDNGVEVLYIEKMVAETIAQDKNLRTDLLDRFLKESGAKPEHIEPLRKYLDKLSDQDMVNKMIAGVTKYELGVENTDGYPLAMDPLPNLLFQRDPFASVGNGATVHQMFTVTRRRETIFADLVLHHHPRFKDKVNFWYDRNEEGSIEGGDVLVLNHKTLIIGASQRTSIDAIKKVAKRVIESPEISYEKVIVFDLKTKNRAFMHLDTVFTNIDYDKFIAHPLIFDNMSEFKLYEISKDGMTEINKQLDEYLSDVVGKKIHIVKCGGEDPIAQAREQWNDGTNVITIKPGEVIAYNRNHITIAELKKLGVKVHVIHSAELSRGRGGPRCMTMPIWREDI from the coding sequence ATGAAAGATAAGTATGCAATTAATGTCTATTCTGAAATTGGGACATTAAAAAGTGTTATGTTACACCGTCCCGGAGACGAATTATCAAATTTAACACTAGATTTATTAGAAAGATTGTTATTTGATGATACACCAGATTTGCCTATCGCACAACAAGAACACGATGAACTAGCAAAAGTGTTGAGAGATAATGGTGTGGAAGTATTATACATTGAAAAAATGGTTGCTGAAACAATTGCACAAGATAAAAATTTAAGAACTGACTTGTTAGATAGGTTCCTAAAAGAATCAGGAGCAAAACCAGAACACATTGAACCATTAAGAAAATATTTAGATAAACTTTCAGACCAAGATATGGTAAATAAAATGATCGCAGGAGTAACAAAATATGAATTAGGTGTTGAAAATACTGATGGTTACCCATTAGCAATGGACCCATTACCAAACCTATTATTCCAACGTGACCCATTTGCCTCAGTTGGAAACGGAGCAACTGTGCACCAAATGTTCACAGTAACAAGAAGACGTGAAACGATTTTTGCGGACTTAGTACTACACCACCACCCAAGATTTAAAGACAAAGTAAACTTCTGATATGACCGTAATGAAGAAGGAAGTATCGAAGGGGGAGACGTTTTAGTATTAAACCACAAAACATTAATTATTGGGGCTTCACAAAGAACAAGTATTGATGCAATTAAAAAAGTTGCTAAAAGAGTTATCGAAAGTCCTGAAATTTCTTATGAAAAAGTTATTGTTTTTGACTTAAAAACTAAAAATAGAGCATTTATGCATTTAGATACAGTCTTTACAAATATTGACTACGATAAATTTATTGCACACCCATTAATCTTTGATAATATGAGTGAATTTAAACTTTATGAAATTTCAAAAGATGGGATGACAGAAATTAACAAACAACTAGATGAATACTTATCAGATGTTGTTGGTAAAAAAATTCACATTGTAAAATGTGGGGGGGAAGATCCAATTGCCCAAGCCAGAGAACAATGAAACGATGGAACTAATGTGATTACAATTAAACCAGGGGAAGTTATTGCTTACAACCGTAACCACATTACAATCGCGGAATTAAAAAAATTAGGTGTTAAAGTACACGTAATTCATAGTGCTGAATTATCAAGAGGTCGTGGAGGACCACGTTGTATGACAATGCCAATTTGAAGAGAAGATATTTAA
- the argF gene encoding ornithine carbamoyltransferase: MAVNLKGRSFLTLLDFTPREINYLLDLSRMLKEAKYAGTEQQPLKGKNVVLLFQKDSTRTRCAFEVAAADLGMNAVYLGPSGSQMGKKESIEDTAKVLGRMFDGIEFRGYKQSDVEDLAKYSGVPVWNGLTDLYHPTQMLADVLTIQEVKGPNVKGIKFVYFGDSRFNMANSYMIISAKLGMHFTACAPKDLWPDAKLLKQCQDIAKENGGSITLTEDHKTAAKDADVIATDVWVSMGEDKSVWKQRIADLTPYQVNMEKIKQAKEDVIFLHCLPSFHDENTDTAQDIIKEFGGNGELEVTNEVFTSKYSKVFEEAENRLHTIKAIMLATLRG; this comes from the coding sequence ATGGCCGTAAATTTAAAAGGAAGAAGTTTTTTAACATTATTAGATTTCACACCAAGAGAAATCAACTATTTATTAGATTTATCAAGAATGCTAAAAGAAGCTAAATATGCAGGAACTGAACAACAACCTTTAAAAGGAAAAAATGTTGTGTTATTATTCCAAAAAGATTCAACAAGAACTCGTTGTGCTTTTGAAGTAGCCGCTGCTGATTTAGGAATGAACGCAGTGTACCTAGGACCTTCAGGAAGCCAAATGGGAAAAAAAGAATCAATTGAAGATACTGCAAAAGTTTTAGGAAGAATGTTTGACGGAATTGAATTTAGAGGTTATAAACAAAGTGATGTTGAAGATTTAGCAAAATATTCAGGAGTACCAGTGTGAAATGGGTTAACAGACTTATATCACCCAACACAAATGTTAGCTGATGTTTTAACAATCCAAGAAGTTAAAGGACCAAATGTTAAAGGAATTAAATTCGTTTACTTTGGTGATTCAAGATTCAACATGGCAAACAGTTACATGATTATTAGTGCAAAATTAGGAATGCATTTTACTGCATGTGCCCCAAAAGATTTATGACCAGATGCAAAACTATTAAAACAATGTCAAGACATTGCGAAAGAAAATGGGGGATCAATTACTTTAACAGAAGATCACAAAACAGCTGCCAAAGACGCTGATGTTATTGCAACTGATGTTTGAGTATCAATGGGAGAAGATAAATCAGTTTGAAAACAAAGAATTGCTGATTTAACACCTTACCAAGTTAATATGGAAAAAATTAAACAAGCGAAAGAAGATGTGATTTTCTTACACTGTTTACCAAGTTTCCATGATGAAAATACTGATACTGCCCAAGATATTATTAAAGAATTTGGGGGAAATGGTGAATTAGAAGTAACTAACGAAGTATTTACCTCAAAATATTCAAAAGTATTTGAAGAAGCGGAAAATAGACTACACACTATTAAAGCAATTATGTTAGCAACTTTAAGAGGTTAA
- a CDS encoding YfcC family protein codes for MPALKSGKRRKFKLPAAITILFFIIAIVIIVSWIPGTAKPYDPATGEYGKAGIFDLFLAPLEGFGGKLDTILFVLVLGGFLNVIIKSEALDAGIGRLIIRMKGKEIWIIPALMFLFSIGGTTYGMGEETIALYPVLIPVMLAARFDVVTSVMTILLGAGVGCVGSFLNPFVIGVSFTPADTLHYGITNSAGIVWRIIAWLVLTAGTIAFVMWYAMRVRKNPEKSPVYAEREFYLKEFGMPDSIPEFTKKRKAIMVVFMLTFIVMIFSLVSWSSFGYNATTNANDWIKEHAPYIARFFSPFGDFSLLQVAVIFLISSIVIAAIDWKGEEEYVKTFIAGASDILSVCLVIATAAGIGWILDKTGMQKNLVNALATPMKKLGTTGFIIVGFFFFLIISIIIPSTSGFAAAVFPIIGPVAEGIQPGLWSGSITAFSFANGIINLVSPTSFILMAALSISKVSLDKYLKVAWPYLIGLTALAIILLVIGAQLPIEQGGMWF; via the coding sequence ATGCCTGCTCTTAAAAGTGGCAAACGAAGAAAATTTAAATTGCCTGCCGCAATTACCATCTTATTCTTCATTATTGCTATTGTAATTATTGTGTCATGAATTCCAGGGACAGCTAAACCATATGATCCAGCAACTGGTGAATATGGGAAGGCCGGGATTTTTGACCTATTCTTAGCACCCTTAGAAGGTTTTGGGGGTAAATTAGACACCATCTTATTTGTTCTTGTCCTAGGGGGATTCTTAAACGTTATTATTAAATCCGAAGCGTTAGACGCGGGGATTGGTCGTTTAATTATAAGAATGAAAGGGAAAGAAATTTGAATTATTCCCGCTTTAATGTTCTTATTCTCAATTGGGGGAACAACTTACGGAATGGGAGAAGAAACAATTGCGTTATATCCTGTTTTAATTCCCGTAATGCTAGCAGCTAGATTTGATGTTGTAACATCAGTTATGACAATCTTACTAGGAGCTGGAGTAGGGTGTGTTGGTTCATTTTTAAACCCATTCGTAATTGGGGTTTCATTTACACCAGCCGATACTTTACATTATGGAATTACTAACTCAGCGGGGATTGTATGACGGATTATTGCTTGATTAGTACTAACAGCTGGCACAATTGCATTTGTAATGTGATATGCGATGCGTGTTAGAAAAAATCCTGAAAAATCACCGGTGTACGCAGAACGTGAATTTTACTTAAAAGAATTTGGGATGCCAGATAGTATTCCAGAATTCACTAAAAAACGTAAAGCAATTATGGTTGTCTTTATGTTGACGTTTATCGTCATGATCTTCTCATTAGTATCATGGAGTTCATTTGGTTATAATGCGACAACCAATGCTAATGATTGAATTAAAGAACATGCTCCTTATATTGCGAGATTCTTTAGTCCATTTGGGGACTTCTCGTTATTACAAGTGGCGGTTATCTTCTTAATTTCTTCAATTGTTATTGCGGCAATTGACTGAAAAGGAGAAGAAGAATATGTTAAAACATTTATCGCGGGGGCAAGTGATATCCTATCAGTGTGTTTAGTTATTGCAACTGCTGCTGGAATTGGATGAATTCTAGACAAAACTGGAATGCAAAAAAACTTAGTTAATGCGCTTGCTACGCCAATGAAAAAATTAGGAACAACAGGATTCATTATTGTTGGATTCTTCTTCTTCTTAATTATTTCAATTATTATTCCATCAACTTCGGGATTTGCCGCCGCAGTATTCCCAATTATTGGGCCGGTTGCGGAAGGAATTCAACCAGGATTATGGTCGGGTTCAATTACGGCGTTCTCGTTTGCAAACGGAATTATTAACCTCGTCAGTCCAACCAGCTTTATTTTAATGGCAGCGTTAAGTATTAGTAAAGTCTCATTAGATAAATATCTAAAAGTAGCGTGGCCATACTTAATCGGATTAACTGCCTTAGCAATTATCTTGCTGGTAATTGGAGCACAATTACCAATTGAACAAGGTGGAATGTGATTCTAA
- the arcC gene encoding carbamate kinase, which yields MSRIVVALGGNALGNSPAEQHEIVKVTAKAMVDIIADGKELVIAHGNGPQVGMINNAFAEASKVNSKIPMMPFPECGAMSQAYIGYHLQNAILNELNSRNIKKNVVTIVTQVEVAANDKAFENPTKPIGSFYTEQEAKDLASKNGFTVKEDAGRGWRRVIASPQPVDIVEKDIIKDLIKQGHVVITVGGGGIPVVKGKDGYQGVAAVIDKDFASAKLAELVNADQLMILTAVPKVAINYGKPNQTTLDTLTISEAEKYIGENQFAPGSMLPKVQAAMKFAQLDAKKSAVIAELSLAKDALNGKSGTTIKLK from the coding sequence ATGTCAAGAATTGTTGTCGCTCTCGGAGGAAATGCCTTAGGAAATTCTCCTGCTGAGCAACATGAAATAGTGAAAGTAACAGCCAAAGCAATGGTTGATATTATTGCGGATGGCAAAGAACTTGTGATTGCCCATGGAAATGGTCCACAAGTGGGAATGATAAATAATGCTTTTGCGGAAGCATCAAAAGTTAATAGTAAAATTCCAATGATGCCATTCCCTGAATGTGGGGCCATGTCACAAGCTTACATTGGATACCATCTACAAAATGCAATTTTAAATGAGTTAAACAGCAGAAATATCAAAAAAAATGTGGTAACAATTGTAACCCAAGTTGAAGTTGCTGCTAACGATAAAGCATTTGAAAATCCAACTAAACCAATTGGTTCATTCTATACTGAACAAGAAGCAAAAGATTTAGCAAGTAAAAACGGCTTTACTGTTAAAGAAGATGCCGGACGGGGATGACGTCGAGTTATTGCTTCACCCCAACCAGTTGATATTGTTGAAAAAGATATTATTAAAGATCTAATTAAACAAGGTCATGTTGTAATTACAGTGGGTGGGGGAGGAATTCCTGTTGTGAAAGGCAAAGACGGTTATCAAGGTGTTGCTGCTGTTATTGATAAAGACTTTGCTAGTGCAAAATTAGCCGAGTTAGTGAATGCTGATCAATTAATGATTTTAACAGCGGTGCCCAAAGTAGCCATTAACTACGGAAAACCAAACCAAACAACATTAGATACTTTAACAATTTCAGAAGCTGAAAAATACATTGGTGAAAACCAATTTGCCCCAGGAAGTATGCTACCAAAAGTGCAAGCCGCAATGAAATTTGCCCAACTTGATGCCAAAAAATCAGCGGTAATTGCTGAACTTTCATTAGCAAAAGATGCTTTAAATGGTAAATCAGGAACAACAATTAAATTAAAATAA
- a CDS encoding nitroreductase family protein, translated as MSVKSTIEFRKSVRVYNPNKEISATDFQMIIEAGRLAPTSNGLEPVKVFFLKDKTLKAKAAEQCFMGPNINRVNEAPIAALILVANGNYLASPEFLTSRLGRIFQGDALKQRVEGMSKYVKGQKNMDMYSEEQAHIIASFMSLQAADLQIGTSIMGGVIESSTAQFLAENNLVDPQKYHIALGMVFGYFDETKPGTCYPRVRIPQEEFAIIK; from the coding sequence ATGAGTGTAAAAAGTACAATTGAATTTCGAAAATCAGTGCGGGTATATAATCCCAATAAAGAAATTAGTGCTACTGATTTTCAAATGATTATTGAGGCGGGGAGATTAGCCCCAACTTCAAATGGTTTAGAACCCGTAAAAGTTTTTTTCTTAAAAGATAAAACATTAAAAGCAAAAGCAGCTGAGCAATGTTTTATGGGACCAAATATTAACCGAGTGAATGAAGCCCCCATTGCGGCTCTAATTTTAGTTGCCAATGGCAATTATTTAGCATCCCCAGAGTTTTTAACCAGCCGTTTAGGGAGAATTTTTCAAGGGGATGCTTTAAAACAACGCGTGGAAGGGATGAGTAAATATGTGAAAGGGCAAAAAAATATGGATATGTATAGTGAAGAACAAGCCCATATTATTGCTAGTTTCATGAGTTTACAAGCCGCTGACTTACAAATTGGAACTTCAATTATGGGGGGAGTAATTGAAAGTAGTACCGCCCAGTTCTTAGCGGAAAATAATCTTGTTGATCCCCAAAAATATCACATTGCCTTAGGAATGGTATTTGGATATTTTGATGAAACAAAACCCGGGACTTGTTATCCTCGCGTTCGAATTCCCCAAGAAGAATTTGCAATTATTAAATAA
- the leuS gene encoding leucine--tRNA ligase has translation MEFSHKAIEQKWQKYWEENEVFKTTNNSSKKAYILDMFPYPSGAGLHVGHPKGYTATDIVSRMRRMQGYDVLHPIGWDAFGLPAEQYAIQTGNDPAIFTLKNIDHFRSQLKALGFSYDYAKEVNTSDPSYFKTTQWIFEQLYKHDLAEMREVDVNWSADLGTVLANEEVLVIDGKMVSERGHFPVVKKPMKQWVLKITNYAEKLLAGLDELDWPDSVKELQRNWIGKSVGAEIKFAVENRPEIINVFTTRIDTIFGVEYIVLAPEHPLVAILTTADNKPMVSEFIKNVKNKTELDRQDTSKEKSGVFLGTYAINPVNNKKLPIWIADYVLPFYGTGAVMAVPGHDERDFAFAVKYHLPISYVIVGEHHNNVYVKDGEHINSEFLNGLDTKAAITKALEVLEKENVASPKVSYKLRDWLFSRQRYWGEPFPVTHWEDGSISLVDEKDLPLTLPKVDNIKPSQTGESPLANVSEWLTVVDSTGKKGRRETNTMPQWAGSCWYYLGYLLKQADGTMLDIQSPEAHALFKKWLPVDLYIGGQEHAVLHLLYARFWHKFLYDIKVVPTSEPFYKLVNQGMILGEDGTKMSKSKGNIINPDNIIQSHGADALRLYEMFMGPLEASLPWSTKGLDSARKWLDRVYRLAKNTNFTSVNDGTSDYSYHTMVKKVTEMLENLNFNTAISQLMVFINACYKNEEQIYQPYWEGFLKLLSCFAPHLAEELWFMLGHPHSVSLSEWPDYEEKFLVLDTIVVAAQVNGKLRAKLEVKKDTGEDELLILAKQHPNVQPYLENRQIIKEIVVKNKIVNLVVK, from the coding sequence ATGGAATTTTCACACAAAGCAATTGAACAAAAATGGCAAAAATATTGAGAAGAGAATGAAGTATTCAAGACAACAAATAATAGTAGTAAAAAAGCATATATTTTAGATATGTTTCCTTATCCGTCGGGAGCGGGGCTACATGTTGGTCACCCCAAAGGTTATACGGCAACTGATATTGTTAGTCGTATGCGCCGTATGCAAGGTTATGATGTTTTACATCCAATTGGGTGGGATGCTTTTGGATTACCAGCTGAACAATATGCTATTCAAACGGGAAATGATCCCGCAATTTTTACTCTAAAAAATATTGATCATTTTCGCAGTCAACTAAAAGCATTGGGATTTTCTTATGATTATGCGAAAGAAGTTAATACTTCTGATCCAAGTTATTTTAAAACAACCCAATGAATTTTTGAACAATTATATAAACATGATTTAGCAGAGATGCGGGAAGTTGATGTTAACTGATCAGCTGACTTAGGGACTGTCCTAGCAAATGAAGAGGTCCTTGTAATTGATGGCAAGATGGTTTCTGAACGCGGTCATTTTCCAGTGGTTAAAAAACCAATGAAACAATGAGTGTTGAAAATTACTAACTATGCTGAAAAATTATTAGCCGGTTTAGATGAACTAGATTGGCCAGATTCAGTTAAAGAATTACAACGCAATTGAATTGGAAAATCAGTGGGAGCTGAAATTAAATTTGCAGTTGAAAATCGCCCAGAAATTATTAATGTTTTCACAACAAGAATAGATACAATCTTTGGGGTTGAATATATTGTATTAGCTCCTGAGCACCCGTTAGTTGCTATTTTAACAACTGCTGATAATAAACCAATGGTTAGTGAATTTATTAAAAATGTTAAAAATAAAACCGAGCTTGATCGCCAAGATACTAGCAAAGAAAAAAGTGGGGTCTTTCTTGGTACTTATGCGATAAATCCTGTTAATAATAAAAAGCTCCCAATTTGAATTGCAGATTATGTGCTCCCATTTTACGGGACAGGTGCTGTTATGGCGGTTCCTGGACATGATGAACGTGATTTTGCTTTTGCAGTAAAATATCATTTACCAATTAGCTATGTAATTGTCGGAGAACATCATAATAATGTTTATGTCAAGGATGGTGAACATATTAATTCGGAATTCCTTAATGGACTTGACACGAAGGCTGCTATTACGAAAGCGCTGGAAGTATTAGAAAAAGAAAATGTTGCTAGCCCAAAGGTTAGTTATAAATTACGTGATTGACTATTTTCTCGCCAACGCTACTGGGGAGAACCATTTCCTGTGACCCATTGGGAAGATGGCTCAATTAGTTTAGTGGATGAAAAAGATTTACCATTAACATTGCCAAAAGTCGACAATATTAAACCATCACAAACTGGTGAATCACCCCTAGCAAATGTTTCAGAATGGTTAACAGTTGTTGATAGCACCGGGAAAAAAGGACGTCGGGAAACTAATACGATGCCACAGTGAGCAGGGAGTTGTTGATATTATTTAGGATACCTTCTAAAACAAGCGGATGGGACAATGTTAGACATTCAAAGCCCGGAAGCTCACGCGTTATTTAAAAAATGATTACCAGTTGATTTATATATTGGTGGTCAAGAACATGCCGTTTTACATTTATTGTATGCACGCTTTTGACATAAGTTTTTATATGATATTAAAGTAGTCCCCACTTCTGAGCCTTTTTATAAACTGGTTAACCAGGGGATGATTCTTGGTGAAGATGGTACAAAAATGAGTAAATCAAAAGGGAATATTATTAATCCGGATAATATTATTCAATCACATGGTGCTGATGCACTCCGACTATATGAAATGTTTATGGGGCCATTAGAAGCATCACTACCATGAAGCACCAAAGGGTTAGATTCCGCTCGAAAATGATTAGATCGTGTTTATCGCTTAGCAAAAAATACTAATTTTACCTCGGTCAATGATGGAACTTCAGACTATTCTTACCATACAATGGTCAAAAAAGTTACTGAGATGTTAGAAAATTTAAACTTTAATACAGCAATTTCACAATTAATGGTTTTTATTAATGCTTGTTATAAAAATGAAGAACAAATTTACCAACCATATTGAGAAGGGTTCCTTAAATTATTAAGTTGTTTTGCTCCCCACTTAGCAGAAGAATTATGGTTTATGTTAGGACATCCACACAGTGTTAGTTTAAGTGAATGACCAGATTATGAAGAAAAATTTTTAGTTTTAGATACAATAGTAGTTGCTGCTCAAGTTAATGGAAAATTACGAGCAAAATTAGAAGTGAAAAAAGATACTGGTGAAGATGAACTACTAATCCTTGCAAAACAACACCCTAATGTTCAACCATATTTAGAAAATCGTCAGATTATTAAAGAAATTGTCGTTAAAAATAAAATTGTTAACTTGGTTGTTAAATAA
- a CDS encoding TMEM164 family acyltransferase codes for MRFIPSSKGPWGFFDPAGNYMPNAPWGEQWFVKGHSYVYQLIGIAIFLLLICSLFIFKRYYQKTVNFKWFRISIGIYQIASYFAYYIMMAIYLATVLHTNWLTGPMDPSQVRSLSEMMPLHLCSIHQILSGLILIFPSARFFEICAPSALILPILAIITPVNGYWTPDNFFFYNYFILHSLIIFAQYISVYKYGLVEHRYSGLMLRWQLLWITMFSFVAVIWDGVFQTNMLYVGPNGSEEWNKGGFNVGPWNTNYLGGKYLWPFSWIPMFFLGLSIISLTHIMLFYFAQSYHYDRKTKTFQEVSKAEKKLFKSKHGFKFITLTFKFIFLPNNKIQEAIRQYEFERYYVSNVLETKN; via the coding sequence ATGCGCTTTATACCGTCAAGTAAAGGACCATGAGGTTTTTTTGACCCCGCGGGTAATTATATGCCAAATGCTCCCTGAGGTGAACAGTGATTTGTAAAAGGTCATAGCTATGTTTACCAGTTAATTGGGATTGCAATTTTTCTATTGCTAATTTGTTCCTTATTTATTTTTAAAAGATATTATCAAAAGACTGTCAATTTTAAATGGTTTCGAATTTCAATTGGAATATATCAAATCGCTTCATATTTTGCTTATTATATTATGATGGCAATTTATTTGGCAACAGTGCTGCATACCAATTGGTTAACTGGTCCGATGGATCCTTCCCAAGTCCGTAGTTTAAGTGAAATGATGCCATTACATTTATGTAGCATTCACCAAATTTTATCAGGTTTAATTTTAATTTTCCCTTCGGCGCGTTTTTTTGAAATTTGTGCACCTTCAGCATTAATCTTACCAATCTTAGCAATTATTACCCCGGTTAATGGTTATTGAACACCAGATAATTTCTTCTTTTATAATTATTTTATTTTACATTCATTAATTATTTTTGCTCAATATATTTCTGTTTATAAATATGGTCTAGTAGAACACCGCTACAGTGGGTTAATGTTACGTTGACAATTATTATGGATAACAATGTTTTCATTTGTGGCGGTAATTTGAGATGGTGTTTTCCAAACTAACATGTTATATGTTGGTCCAAATGGTAGTGAAGAATGAAATAAGGGTGGTTTTAATGTCGGACCTTGAAATACTAATTATTTGGGTGGTAAATATTTATGACCATTCTCATGAATCCCAATGTTCTTCTTGGGGTTGTCAATTATTTCATTGACACATATTATGTTGTTCTATTTTGCCCAATCATACCATTATGATCGCAAAACAAAAACTTTTCAGGAAGTTTCAAAAGCCGAGAAAAAATTATTTAAATCAAAACATGGGTTTAAATTTATTACCCTAACTTTTAAATTTATTTTCTTACCAAATAATAAAATTCAAGAAGCAATCCGCCAGTATGAATTTGAGCGTTATTATGTCTCAAATGTCTTAGAAACAAAGAATTAG
- a CDS encoding NAD(+)/NADH kinase, translating into MFKFSIIVNEYEESQALAYEINQQLTSHGLIENVINPNYVFVIGGDGTLLKAVNEFQDIIDEVCFVIIKSGSLGFYANYTKETYPKVIADIVNDRCHLKQLPLLEVTYNKNQINYALNEVKVVDHVKTLRTKIFINDELLEYFRGSGLVFATSTGSTGYMRAINGSIIATNKYKLWQLKEIAPVANVRFITINASLILDDSQVIVLEGELIDKRLIIDTFEFELSANELEIKISEKTLNIVYDEDNDLSMTEKMKSLFAHCVI; encoded by the coding sequence ATGTTTAAATTTTCAATTATTGTTAATGAGTATGAAGAATCACAAGCCTTAGCGTACGAAATTAACCAACAATTAACAAGTCATGGTTTAATTGAAAATGTGATTAACCCAAATTATGTCTTTGTGATTGGTGGGGATGGTACTTTACTAAAAGCAGTTAATGAATTTCAAGATATTATTGATGAAGTTTGTTTTGTTATTATTAAATCTGGTTCATTAGGTTTTTATGCAAACTATACCAAAGAAACCTACCCCAAAGTAATTGCCGATATTGTCAATGATCGCTGCCATCTAAAACAATTACCATTACTAGAAGTTACTTATAATAAAAATCAGATTAACTATGCCTTAAATGAAGTTAAAGTTGTTGACCATGTTAAAACTTTGCGCACAAAAATATTTATTAACGATGAGTTACTCGAATATTTTCGCGGTAGTGGGTTAGTTTTTGCCACAAGTACTGGTTCAACTGGTTATATGCGTGCTATTAATGGTTCAATTATTGCGACTAACAAATATAAACTGTGACAATTGAAAGAAATTGCTCCGGTGGCAAATGTTCGTTTTATTACTATTAATGCCTCATTAATTTTAGATGATAGCCAAGTTATTGTGTTAGAAGGTGAATTAATTGACAAACGGTTAATTATTGACACTTTTGAATTTGAACTAAGTGCCAATGAATTAGAAATTAAAATTAGTGAAAAGACTTTAAATATTGTTTATGATGAAGATAATGATTTATCAATGACAGAAAAAATGAAATCATTATTTGCGCATTGCGTAATATAA